From a region of the Poecile atricapillus isolate bPoeAtr1 chromosome 4, bPoeAtr1.hap1, whole genome shotgun sequence genome:
- the PPP1R3B gene encoding protein phosphatase 1 regulatory subunit 3B isoform X3: MAVDVAMQLYLCSSPVRREKCACKIAPKPSKPLRPCIQLSSKTALSGPEEAASSFTHIKAKKKVSFADSRGFSLTMVKVFSEFEDPLDIPFNITELIDNIVGLTTVEKDSFVLDFVQPSVDYLDFRNRLQTDCVCLENCMLKEKSIVGTVKVKNLAFEKTVKIRMTFDTWKSFVDHPCQYVKDTYGGSDQDTFSFDISLPEGIQSHERVEFAISFECNGKVYWDNNRGTNYRIIRSELKSAQEAVRPPQAPDLDSAFDQFGSPRCSYGLFPEWPSYSGYEKLGPYY; encoded by the coding sequence ATGGCTGTGGACGTTGCGATGCAGCTGTACTTGTGCTCCTCACCTGTGCGAAGAGAGAAGTGTGCCTGCAAAATTGCTCCAAAGCCAAGCAAGCCACTGCGGCCCTGCATCCAGCTGAGCAGCAAAACTGCACTGAGTGGACCAGAAGAGGCAGCCAGCTCCTTCACACACATCAAAGCAAAGAAGAAGGTGTCGTTTGCAGATAGCAGAGGCTTCTCTCTGACAATGGTGAAGGTGTTCTCAGAGTTTGAAGATCCACTAGATATTCCTTTCAACATCACAGAGCTGATAGACAACATCGTGGGTTTGACAACAGTGGAGAAGGACAGCTTTGTCCTGGATTTTGTTCAGCCCTCTGTTGACTACCTGGACTTCAGAAACCGCCTCCAGACAGACTGTGTCTGTCTGGAAAACTGTATGCTAAAGGAGAAATCTATTGTGGGAACAGTGAAGGTGAAGAACCTCGCTTTCGAAAAGACGGTGAAGATCCGGATGACGTTTGACACGTGGAAAAGCTTTGTAGACCACCCATGCCAGTATGTCAAGGATACGTATGGAGGGTCAGATCAGGACACATTTTCCTTTGACATCAGCTTGCCTGAGGGAATTCAGTCACATGAAAGAGTCGAGTTTGCCATTTCCTTTGAGTGCAATGGGAAGGTGTACTGGGACAACAACAGGGGCACAAATTACAGGATCATACGGTCAGAACTGAAGTCTGCCCAGGAAGCTGTCCGTCCCCCACAGGCTCCTGACTTGGACAGTGCATTTGATCAGTTTGGGAGCCCTCGGTGCTCCTATGGCCTCTTTCCTGAGTGGCCCAGTTATTCAGGCTATGAGAAGCTCGGGCCCTACTATTGA
- the PPP1R3B gene encoding protein phosphatase 1 regulatory subunit 3B isoform X2: MEVVLDYFPHKQAMAVDVAMQLYLCSSPVRREKCACKIAPKPSKPLRPCIQLSSKTALSGPEEAASSFTHIKAKKKVSFADSRGFSLTMVKVFSEFEDPLDIPFNITELIDNIVGLTTVEKDSFVLDFVQPSVDYLDFRNRLQTDCVCLENCMLKEKSIVGTVKVKNLAFEKTVKIRMTFDTWKSFVDHPCQYVKDTYGGSDQDTFSFDISLPEGIQSHERVEFAISFECNGKVYWDNNRGTNYRIIRSELKSAQEAVRPPQAPDLDSAFDQFGSPRCSYGLFPEWPSYSGYEKLGPYY; this comes from the exons ATGGAGGT AGTATTAGACTATTTCCCTCACAAGCAAGCAATGGCTGTGGACGTTGCGATGCAGCTGTACTTGTGCTCCTCACCTGTGCGAAGAGAGAAGTGTGCCTGCAAAATTGCTCCAAAGCCAAGCAAGCCACTGCGGCCCTGCATCCAGCTGAGCAGCAAAACTGCACTGAGTGGACCAGAAGAGGCAGCCAGCTCCTTCACACACATCAAAGCAAAGAAGAAGGTGTCGTTTGCAGATAGCAGAGGCTTCTCTCTGACAATGGTGAAGGTGTTCTCAGAGTTTGAAGATCCACTAGATATTCCTTTCAACATCACAGAGCTGATAGACAACATCGTGGGTTTGACAACAGTGGAGAAGGACAGCTTTGTCCTGGATTTTGTTCAGCCCTCTGTTGACTACCTGGACTTCAGAAACCGCCTCCAGACAGACTGTGTCTGTCTGGAAAACTGTATGCTAAAGGAGAAATCTATTGTGGGAACAGTGAAGGTGAAGAACCTCGCTTTCGAAAAGACGGTGAAGATCCGGATGACGTTTGACACGTGGAAAAGCTTTGTAGACCACCCATGCCAGTATGTCAAGGATACGTATGGAGGGTCAGATCAGGACACATTTTCCTTTGACATCAGCTTGCCTGAGGGAATTCAGTCACATGAAAGAGTCGAGTTTGCCATTTCCTTTGAGTGCAATGGGAAGGTGTACTGGGACAACAACAGGGGCACAAATTACAGGATCATACGGTCAGAACTGAAGTCTGCCCAGGAAGCTGTCCGTCCCCCACAGGCTCCTGACTTGGACAGTGCATTTGATCAGTTTGGGAGCCCTCGGTGCTCCTATGGCCTCTTTCCTGAGTGGCCCAGTTATTCAGGCTATGAGAAGCTCGGGCCCTACTATTGA
- the PPP1R3B gene encoding protein phosphatase 1 regulatory subunit 3B isoform X1, giving the protein MHCTRVLDYFPHKQAMAVDVAMQLYLCSSPVRREKCACKIAPKPSKPLRPCIQLSSKTALSGPEEAASSFTHIKAKKKVSFADSRGFSLTMVKVFSEFEDPLDIPFNITELIDNIVGLTTVEKDSFVLDFVQPSVDYLDFRNRLQTDCVCLENCMLKEKSIVGTVKVKNLAFEKTVKIRMTFDTWKSFVDHPCQYVKDTYGGSDQDTFSFDISLPEGIQSHERVEFAISFECNGKVYWDNNRGTNYRIIRSELKSAQEAVRPPQAPDLDSAFDQFGSPRCSYGLFPEWPSYSGYEKLGPYY; this is encoded by the exons ATGCACTGCACCAG AGTATTAGACTATTTCCCTCACAAGCAAGCAATGGCTGTGGACGTTGCGATGCAGCTGTACTTGTGCTCCTCACCTGTGCGAAGAGAGAAGTGTGCCTGCAAAATTGCTCCAAAGCCAAGCAAGCCACTGCGGCCCTGCATCCAGCTGAGCAGCAAAACTGCACTGAGTGGACCAGAAGAGGCAGCCAGCTCCTTCACACACATCAAAGCAAAGAAGAAGGTGTCGTTTGCAGATAGCAGAGGCTTCTCTCTGACAATGGTGAAGGTGTTCTCAGAGTTTGAAGATCCACTAGATATTCCTTTCAACATCACAGAGCTGATAGACAACATCGTGGGTTTGACAACAGTGGAGAAGGACAGCTTTGTCCTGGATTTTGTTCAGCCCTCTGTTGACTACCTGGACTTCAGAAACCGCCTCCAGACAGACTGTGTCTGTCTGGAAAACTGTATGCTAAAGGAGAAATCTATTGTGGGAACAGTGAAGGTGAAGAACCTCGCTTTCGAAAAGACGGTGAAGATCCGGATGACGTTTGACACGTGGAAAAGCTTTGTAGACCACCCATGCCAGTATGTCAAGGATACGTATGGAGGGTCAGATCAGGACACATTTTCCTTTGACATCAGCTTGCCTGAGGGAATTCAGTCACATGAAAGAGTCGAGTTTGCCATTTCCTTTGAGTGCAATGGGAAGGTGTACTGGGACAACAACAGGGGCACAAATTACAGGATCATACGGTCAGAACTGAAGTCTGCCCAGGAAGCTGTCCGTCCCCCACAGGCTCCTGACTTGGACAGTGCATTTGATCAGTTTGGGAGCCCTCGGTGCTCCTATGGCCTCTTTCCTGAGTGGCCCAGTTATTCAGGCTATGAGAAGCTCGGGCCCTACTATTGA